The following are encoded in a window of Psychrobacter sp. P11F6 genomic DNA:
- a CDS encoding glutathione S-transferase family protein, with amino-acid sequence MIRLHHLNQSRSLRILWLLEELGVPYETISHQRDPNTHLAPDSLKAVHPLGKSPVIEMDGQFYAESGAITELLIERFAPERLRPATDSVDYGHYLQWINFAESSLMLPLLLELFTKKAGIVDNEFLDGYISQEKHRLLSYLNEEVADKPFIVGHKLSGADFMLSFDLIMLAKREALDDYPHIKQYALQLASLDSYQRSMRLEANYDHSI; translated from the coding sequence ATGATTCGCTTACATCATCTCAACCAGTCTCGCTCATTACGTATTTTATGGCTTTTAGAAGAGCTGGGCGTGCCTTATGAGACCATTAGTCATCAACGCGATCCTAATACTCACTTGGCACCAGACAGTTTAAAGGCGGTACATCCACTCGGTAAATCTCCGGTTATCGAGATGGATGGTCAATTTTATGCCGAGTCGGGTGCAATCACTGAGTTATTGATTGAGCGATTTGCGCCAGAGCGCTTACGTCCTGCGACTGATAGCGTAGACTATGGACATTATCTGCAATGGATTAACTTTGCTGAAAGCTCGCTCATGTTGCCGTTATTACTGGAGCTATTTACCAAAAAAGCCGGTATCGTCGATAACGAGTTTTTAGATGGTTATATCAGTCAAGAAAAACACAGACTGTTGAGCTATCTAAACGAGGAAGTTGCAGATAAGCCATTTATCGTTGGTCATAAGCTAAGCGGCGCTGACTTTATGCTGTCTTTTGACTTAATCATGCTGGCTAAGCGTGAAGCGTTAGATGATTATCCGCATATCAAGCAGTATGCTTTACAACTTGCCAGTCTTGATAGCTATCAGCGCAGCATGCGTTTAGAGGCGAATTATGATCACTCTATTTAG
- the cysS gene encoding cysteine--tRNA ligase gives MTTPLADAMSQLAIHDSLTGGKRQFVPLKSGQVGMYVCGMTVYDYCHIGHARVMVGFDMVVRWLAQLGYDVNYVRNITDIDDKIIARATENGEEIGTLTQRFIEAMHEDATALGCEMPDAEPRATDHIDDMQQMIETLVTGDYAYAGDNGDVYYAVDNFADYGKLSKRNLDEMQAGSRVDVENDKRNPFDFVLWKAAKPNEPQWASPWGQGRPGWHIECSAMSTKCLGSTFDIHGGGHDLQFPHHENEIAQSEAATGCEYARNWMHVGFINVDGEKMSKSLGNFFTIRDVMARYLPETVRFFLLSSHYSSQVNFSDNALDEAHNSLSRLYNALKLAEQQKGQMLVVSDTLINDAYSSSAGQDFIKAMNDDFNSSTAISVLFGLARDINKAIKAEEVDTAWQLAEQLKALAQVLNILQQPVQQFLQAIIGEQADDGLTDDTIDNLIIERADAKTNKNFARADEIREQLKDAGIELEDSRAGTTWRRA, from the coding sequence ATGACCACACCACTTGCCGATGCGATGTCTCAGCTTGCTATTCATGACTCACTGACTGGCGGAAAACGTCAGTTTGTACCACTCAAATCAGGGCAAGTAGGCATGTATGTGTGCGGTATGACCGTTTATGATTATTGTCATATTGGGCATGCGCGGGTGATGGTTGGTTTTGACATGGTAGTGCGCTGGTTGGCTCAGTTAGGCTATGACGTTAATTATGTGCGCAATATCACCGATATTGATGACAAGATCATCGCTCGTGCCACCGAAAACGGCGAAGAGATTGGTACGTTAACGCAGCGTTTTATTGAAGCCATGCACGAAGATGCAACCGCTCTTGGCTGCGAGATGCCAGACGCTGAGCCGCGCGCGACTGATCATATCGATGATATGCAGCAAATGATTGAGACCTTGGTCACAGGCGACTATGCGTACGCTGGCGACAATGGTGATGTCTACTATGCCGTCGATAATTTTGCAGATTATGGTAAATTATCTAAGCGCAATCTCGATGAGATGCAAGCAGGTTCACGTGTCGATGTCGAAAATGACAAGCGCAATCCGTTTGATTTTGTCTTATGGAAGGCAGCAAAACCTAATGAGCCACAATGGGCGTCACCATGGGGTCAAGGGCGTCCAGGTTGGCATATCGAATGCTCAGCGATGTCGACTAAGTGCTTGGGTAGCACCTTTGATATTCATGGCGGTGGTCATGACTTGCAATTTCCGCATCACGAAAACGAGATAGCGCAGTCTGAAGCCGCGACTGGCTGTGAATACGCGCGTAACTGGATGCATGTCGGTTTCATTAATGTCGATGGTGAAAAAATGTCCAAGTCGTTGGGTAACTTTTTTACCATTCGTGACGTGATGGCAAGATATCTGCCTGAAACGGTGCGCTTTTTCTTATTATCAAGCCATTATAGCAGCCAAGTTAATTTTTCTGATAACGCATTGGACGAAGCACATAATAGCCTAAGCAGATTATATAATGCGTTAAAATTGGCCGAGCAGCAAAAAGGGCAGATGCTCGTAGTCAGTGATACGCTGATAAATGATGCTTATAGCAGCAGTGCTGGACAAGACTTCATCAAAGCCATGAACGATGACTTTAATAGTTCAACGGCAATTAGTGTACTGTTTGGGCTGGCGCGTGATATTAATAAAGCCATTAAAGCCGAAGAGGTAGACACTGCATGGCAATTAGCAGAGCAGCTCAAAGCGTTGGCACAGGTACTCAATATTTTACAGCAGCCAGTTCAACAGTTTTTGCAAGCAATAATTGGTGAACAGGCGGATGATGGTTTAACCGATGACACTATCGATAATTTAATCATTGAGCGTGCGGATGCCAAAACCAATAAAAACTTTGCGCGTGCTGATGAGATACGTGAGCAGCTAAAAGATGCTGGCATTGAGCTTGAAGACAGCCGTGCTGGCACGACATGGCGCCGCGCTTAA
- the guaB gene encoding IMP dehydrogenase codes for MLRIVDEALTFDDVLLLPAYSEVLPKTADLTTRLTKNITLNLPLISAAMDTVTESEMAITMAQLGGMGILHKSMDIAKQATQVRRVKKFEAGTVVDPITVHPEMTIGDLLQLTQDNNISGVPVVERGTDNVVGIVTHRDWRFETNLSLPVSKIMTPKDQLVTVHEGESNENIKRLLHEHRIEKVIVIDDHFRLRGLITVNDFAKAENNPNACKDEQGRLRVGAAVGTGADTQARVEALIAADVDIIVVDTAHGHSKGVIDKVSWIKKHYPHVQVIGGNIATGDAALALRDAGADAVKVGIGPGSICTTRIIAGIGVPQISAIDNVASALKDSIPLIADGGIRYSGDMAKAIAAGASCIMVGSLMAGTEEAPGEVELFQGRYYKAYRGMGSLGAMSGSNGSSDRYFQDAKDGVEKLVPEGIEGRVPYKGPVAGIVNQLVGGLRSSMGYTGSATIEDMRTNPQFIKVTSAGMKESHVHDVQITKEAPNYRVN; via the coding sequence ATGTTGCGAATTGTCGATGAAGCCTTAACCTTTGATGACGTTTTATTGTTGCCAGCTTATTCTGAAGTCTTGCCAAAAACTGCCGATCTGACCACCCGTTTGACCAAAAATATCACGCTGAATCTACCGCTGATTTCTGCCGCGATGGATACCGTGACCGAATCTGAAATGGCCATTACGATGGCACAGTTAGGCGGTATGGGTATCTTGCACAAGAGCATGGATATCGCCAAGCAAGCCACACAAGTACGTCGCGTCAAAAAATTTGAAGCAGGTACGGTCGTAGATCCGATCACTGTGCATCCAGAGATGACGATTGGTGATCTGCTACAGCTGACGCAAGATAATAATATCTCAGGCGTACCTGTGGTAGAAAGAGGTACTGATAATGTCGTGGGTATTGTGACTCACAGAGATTGGCGCTTTGAAACCAATCTGTCTTTGCCAGTCAGCAAAATCATGACGCCAAAAGATCAGTTGGTCACAGTACATGAAGGTGAAAGCAATGAAAACATCAAGCGTCTGCTACATGAACACCGCATTGAAAAAGTCATTGTTATCGACGATCATTTCCGCTTACGTGGTTTGATTACGGTTAATGATTTTGCAAAAGCTGAAAACAATCCAAATGCTTGTAAAGATGAGCAAGGTCGTCTACGTGTTGGTGCTGCTGTTGGTACTGGTGCAGATACCCAAGCGCGTGTTGAAGCGTTAATCGCTGCTGACGTCGATATCATCGTGGTTGATACCGCACATGGTCATTCAAAAGGCGTGATTGATAAGGTGTCTTGGATTAAAAAGCACTATCCACACGTACAAGTCATCGGTGGCAATATCGCAACAGGTGATGCTGCACTTGCACTACGTGATGCAGGCGCTGATGCGGTAAAAGTCGGTATTGGCCCTGGTTCTATCTGTACTACGCGTATCATCGCTGGTATCGGTGTGCCGCAAATCTCAGCCATCGATAACGTCGCTAGCGCATTAAAAGACAGTATTCCACTGATTGCTGATGGTGGTATTCGCTATTCAGGTGATATGGCAAAAGCCATTGCCGCTGGTGCTTCGTGCATCATGGTAGGCTCATTGATGGCTGGCACTGAAGAAGCGCCGGGTGAAGTTGAGCTGTTCCAAGGTCGTTACTACAAAGCTTACCGCGGTATGGGTAGCCTTGGTGCGATGTCAGGCTCAAATGGCTCATCAGATCGTTACTTCCAAGATGCTAAAGATGGCGTAGAGAAATTAGTCCCAGAAGGTATCGAAGGCCGAGTTCCTTATAAAGGTCCAGTTGCTGGTATTGTTAATCAGTTGGTTGGCGGTTTGCGCTCATCAATGGGTTATACTGGCTCTGCGACCATCGAAGATATGCGTACCAATCCGCAATTCATTAAGGTGACATCGGCGGGTATGAAAGAGTCGCATGTCCATGATGTACAAATCACCAAAGAAGCACCGAACTATCGTGTGAATTAA
- a CDS encoding cob(I)yrinic acid a,c-diamide adenosyltransferase: protein MGNRLSKIYTRTGDDGSTGMADGSRVSKADNLFSVIGDIDELNSHIGLVRAQLQHNKGQSIEKEFSQALVIIQHLLFNIGGELAMPEYEGVNATHITWLEQQIDAMNMTLPPLKDFILPTGSVLVSQLHVARTVCRRAERQAVLLQQERPQAIRSTAVSFINRLSDWLFVAARFCTDPNKVSEVLWDSQVLQKFADKN from the coding sequence ATGGGCAATCGTTTAAGCAAAATATATACGCGTACTGGAGATGACGGTAGTACTGGCATGGCAGACGGCAGCCGCGTTAGCAAAGCAGACAATCTATTTAGCGTAATAGGTGATATCGACGAACTTAACTCACACATTGGTCTGGTACGTGCTCAGTTACAGCATAATAAAGGGCAATCTATAGAGAAAGAGTTTTCTCAAGCGTTAGTCATCATTCAGCATTTATTGTTTAATATCGGTGGTGAGCTGGCTATGCCAGAATATGAAGGCGTCAATGCCACTCACATTACATGGTTAGAACAGCAAATTGATGCGATGAATATGACCTTGCCGCCGCTAAAAGATTTTATCTTGCCCACAGGTTCGGTATTGGTCAGCCAACTGCACGTTGCGCGTACGGTCTGTCGCCGTGCTGAGCGCCAAGCAGTGCTATTACAGCAAGAGCGTCCACAAGCGATTCGCAGTACGGCCGTGAGCTTTATCAATCGCTTATCGGATTGGTTGTTTGTCGCTGCTCGCTTTTGTACAGATCCCAACAAAGTCTCTGAAGTCTTATGGGACAGTCAAGTATTACAAAAATTCGCTGATAAAAACTAA
- the glmM gene encoding phosphoglucosamine mutase → MSYFGTDGIRGKFGESPITPDFILKLGYVTGRVLIENNDNPARKPSVVIGKDTRLSGYVIEGALQAGFNAAGVDVHMLGPLPTPAIAHLTRSFNADAGVVISASHNPYYDNGIKLFSGDGKKLTDEMQNSINDKLKAIMSASEADNNVIMPILDPAQLGKNNRINDAKGRYIEFCKGSFPYQYDLSHLTVVVDCANGAGYSVAPRVMRELGANVIAINNTPDGININADCGSTHPEGLQKAVIEHEADVGIALDGDGDRIVMVDEAGNLVDGDGILYVLATQGQTKAKGVVGTLMSNMGLELALKAADIKFTRAKVGDRYVMHELEANGWILGGEPSGHILCLDKSRTGDAIIAGLQVLAVMEARGKALSDLTEGFEKLPQKLVNVRLSKMQDPFEHEELVAAFAKAQATLEGRGRLLIRQSGTEPMIRVMVELDDEIECDVLANDLADHIKAVLG, encoded by the coding sequence ATGAGCTACTTTGGCACCGATGGTATTCGCGGAAAATTCGGTGAGTCGCCGATCACACCAGACTTTATTTTAAAATTGGGCTATGTGACGGGACGTGTGCTGATAGAGAATAATGACAACCCTGCTCGCAAGCCAAGCGTGGTCATCGGTAAGGATACGCGGCTGTCAGGTTATGTGATTGAAGGCGCATTGCAAGCGGGGTTTAATGCCGCTGGTGTCGATGTGCATATGCTGGGACCATTACCCACACCAGCGATTGCGCATTTGACTCGTAGTTTCAATGCAGATGCTGGGGTGGTCATTTCAGCGTCGCACAATCCTTACTATGATAATGGTATCAAACTGTTTTCAGGTGATGGCAAAAAGCTGACTGATGAGATGCAAAACTCTATTAATGACAAGCTAAAAGCGATTATGAGTGCCTCTGAAGCGGACAATAATGTGATCATGCCTATTCTTGATCCAGCACAATTGGGGAAAAACAATCGAATCAATGATGCCAAAGGTCGCTATATCGAATTCTGTAAAGGCAGTTTTCCCTATCAGTACGACTTGAGTCATCTGACTGTCGTCGTAGATTGTGCCAATGGTGCAGGCTATAGCGTGGCACCAAGAGTCATGCGTGAGTTGGGTGCCAATGTGATTGCTATTAACAATACGCCTGATGGCATCAATATCAATGCCGACTGCGGCTCTACCCATCCTGAAGGCTTACAGAAAGCAGTGATTGAGCACGAGGCAGATGTTGGTATCGCACTAGACGGTGATGGCGATCGTATTGTGATGGTTGATGAGGCTGGTAATCTGGTTGACGGCGATGGCATTTTATACGTACTTGCTACCCAAGGTCAGACTAAGGCGAAAGGTGTGGTTGGTACGCTCATGAGTAACATGGGCTTAGAGTTGGCACTCAAAGCGGCAGACATTAAATTTACGCGTGCGAAAGTAGGCGATCGTTATGTGATGCATGAGCTTGAAGCGAATGGCTGGATACTGGGCGGCGAACCATCGGGTCATATTCTATGTTTGGATAAGAGTCGTACGGGCGATGCAATTATCGCCGGCTTGCAAGTGCTTGCGGTGATGGAAGCACGTGGTAAAGCACTCAGTGATTTGACCGAAGGCTTTGAAAAATTGCCACAAAAACTGGTCAATGTGCGCTTAAGTAAAATGCAAGATCCGTTTGAGCATGAAGAGCTGGTTGCTGCTTTTGCAAAAGCACAGGCCACTTTAGAGGGTCGTGGTCGTCTGCTCATTCGCCAATCAGGTACAGAACCTATGATACGTGTGATGGTTGAGTTGGATGATGAAATAGAATGTGATGTATTGGCAAATGATTTGGCTGACCATATCAAAGCAGTATTGGGTTAA
- a CDS encoding mechanosensitive ion channel family protein, which yields MNILKKSIVGGHRIATDTDDDYYPKAQRWNVRASTLSLLLVFFIVSMSAVFAPANAASTSDRQSDSEQAADEQSSSSSTSVSKPDNLAEYATQKINTIKDESLSISGVAEEIFDPTERNVVEQAGNLQGDSGLTGEYNESYYLLDKLNVGLPPLSEPPNLTTPLATLEFFQSAVMKQQYDLAAYALNMNLIDQKIQRNHALELSKRLDFLLTEKELYVFDDLPDRPDGLIEPPLGNTSSIMGIPRRSIQLGYIDYRERRVPIYLQRVRVGEAAPIWVFSAQTVDNIDNLYEQYHPAEFERYLPGWLKLKIFSIALWEFLALALFFLVTMGVGWLLSKGTEKIISRYIDDEKYSNYVGSTNGVADLVNKLTVPLTFTISFLLVFTLVSGGFPYLDAVASSTRPLIWIGLVFSTLWLGIRIINFFANRYQSLQIENLAEEHFDKERRRRTYVSIFRRVFIFVMILGSIWIGLSEFANMEGLGKTLLTSAGIAGVVIGIAAQPILGNIIAGVQVAVTQPVRIGDSVIMDGNFSTVEDLRYTYAVLKTWDERRLIVPMRELITETVENWSHTEVHQTCPVFLYVDYGADIDAIRQQFISAVKDNKLWDNKTEPEMFVVEVTANIIHLRGAVSAVGPIEAWTLACEIREQMLNYLYSKQKAYLPAERLILKGQDQ from the coding sequence ATGAATATTCTCAAAAAGAGCATTGTTGGCGGTCATCGTATAGCAACTGATACCGACGATGACTACTATCCTAAAGCCCAGCGTTGGAATGTGCGCGCCAGTACCTTGTCATTACTATTGGTTTTTTTCATAGTCAGCATGAGTGCTGTGTTTGCACCCGCTAATGCCGCAAGCACTAGTGATAGGCAAAGCGATAGCGAACAAGCTGCGGATGAGCAGTCCAGCTCGTCATCGACCTCAGTCAGTAAGCCCGATAATCTAGCTGAATATGCCACTCAGAAAATCAATACAATTAAAGATGAAAGCCTCAGCATCTCTGGTGTTGCAGAAGAAATATTTGATCCTACCGAGCGCAATGTAGTAGAGCAAGCGGGTAATTTGCAGGGAGATTCTGGACTGACGGGTGAATACAATGAAAGTTATTATTTGCTAGACAAGCTCAATGTAGGCTTGCCGCCATTATCGGAGCCGCCAAATTTAACCACGCCACTGGCGACTTTAGAGTTTTTTCAGTCAGCGGTCATGAAGCAACAATACGACTTGGCTGCTTATGCACTCAACATGAATTTAATCGATCAGAAAATTCAGCGTAACCACGCGCTTGAGTTATCAAAACGGTTGGATTTTTTGTTAACGGAAAAAGAGCTTTACGTTTTTGATGATCTGCCAGATCGCCCAGATGGTTTAATCGAGCCGCCACTTGGCAATACCAGTAGTATCATGGGCATCCCTAGACGTTCGATTCAGCTAGGCTATATCGACTATCGTGAGCGCCGTGTCCCCATCTATTTGCAACGAGTACGGGTTGGTGAAGCTGCGCCTATTTGGGTGTTTTCTGCACAGACAGTTGATAATATCGACAATCTCTATGAGCAATATCATCCAGCGGAATTTGAGCGTTATTTACCTGGGTGGTTAAAACTTAAAATTTTCAGTATCGCACTATGGGAGTTTTTGGCATTAGCATTGTTTTTCTTAGTGACCATGGGAGTAGGATGGTTACTCAGTAAAGGCACGGAAAAAATCATCAGCCGTTATATCGACGATGAAAAATACAGCAATTATGTTGGTAGTACGAATGGCGTGGCAGATTTGGTTAATAAGCTGACCGTGCCGTTGACTTTTACCATCAGTTTTTTGCTCGTCTTTACTTTGGTGTCAGGGGGCTTTCCTTATTTGGATGCGGTAGCTTCATCGACTCGTCCGCTTATCTGGATTGGGCTAGTATTTAGTACCTTATGGCTTGGCATTCGCATTATTAACTTTTTTGCTAATCGCTATCAAAGCCTACAAATTGAAAATCTGGCTGAAGAGCACTTTGATAAAGAGCGCCGTCGCCGTACTTATGTATCGATATTTCGCCGCGTCTTTATTTTTGTCATGATTTTGGGCAGTATTTGGATTGGCCTCAGTGAATTTGCCAACATGGAAGGTCTTGGCAAAACGCTATTGACCTCGGCTGGTATCGCAGGCGTGGTCATCGGAATTGCCGCGCAGCCGATACTGGGTAATATCATTGCTGGGGTACAGGTGGCAGTGACCCAGCCGGTACGAATTGGCGACAGTGTGATAATGGATGGCAACTTTAGTACCGTTGAAGACCTGCGTTATACGTATGCGGTACTCAAAACATGGGATGAACGTCGATTAATCGTGCCGATGCGTGAACTGATCACCGAAACGGTAGAAAACTGGTCACATACAGAAGTACATCAGACCTGTCCTGTGTTTTTATATGTCGATTATGGCGCAGATATTGACGCCATTCGCCAGCAATTTATATCGGCGGTTAAAGACAATAAGCTTTGGGACAACAAAACTGAGCCTGAAATGTTTGTCGTTGAGGTGACTGCCAACATTATTCACCTGCGCGGCGCTGTTTCAGCGGTAGGTCCCATAGAAGCATGGACACTGGCCTGTGAGATACGTGAGCAGATGCTGAATTATTTATATAGCAAACAAAAAGCTTATCTGCCTGCTGAACGTTTAATATTGAAGGGTCAAGACCAGTAA
- the pdxH gene encoding pyridoxamine 5'-phosphate oxidase: MDFTDQRLSYEKGELDQQFVPDSPFELLKEWMNEAIAQKVQEPYAMSLATCGADNKPSVRIVLMREITENGVVFYTNYESAKGQDIAENPNVEALFFWQELERQVRISGSIAKIDANKSAAYFQKRPHDSQVGAWVSQPQSGEVADREVMQAKFDELQNQYPEGSQVPTPEFWGGYEISIHEIEFWQGRANRMHDRIVYTKDNGESWTTKRLLP, from the coding sequence ATGGATTTTACCGATCAGCGTTTGTCATACGAAAAAGGTGAGCTTGATCAACAGTTCGTCCCAGACTCCCCATTTGAGCTACTAAAAGAATGGATGAATGAGGCAATAGCACAAAAGGTGCAAGAGCCTTATGCGATGAGTCTGGCGACGTGCGGTGCTGATAATAAACCTAGCGTGCGCATCGTACTTATGCGCGAGATTACCGAAAATGGTGTGGTGTTTTATACCAATTATGAAAGTGCTAAAGGTCAAGATATTGCCGAAAACCCGAATGTCGAAGCGCTATTCTTTTGGCAAGAGCTGGAGCGTCAAGTACGTATTAGTGGCAGTATTGCTAAAATCGATGCTAATAAGTCAGCTGCTTACTTTCAAAAGCGTCCTCACGACAGTCAAGTGGGTGCGTGGGTCAGTCAACCTCAAAGTGGTGAAGTTGCTGATCGTGAGGTGATGCAAGCCAAGTTTGATGAGCTGCAAAATCAGTATCCAGAAGGTAGCCAAGTGCCAACACCAGAATTTTGGGGTGGTTACGAGATTAGCATTCATGAGATTGAGTTTTGGCAAGGTCGTGCCAATCGTATGCATGACCGTATTGTCTATACTAAAGACAATGGTGAAAGCTGGACTACCAAGCGCCTTTTGCCTTAA
- a CDS encoding HlyD family secretion protein produces MSEDKLNDLDDHNQDTAQDATQNTAENNQTSSNAAAIEMPLNQSKNDDTVTVPKKEGSVITSVADTDETPMPPKEPIPDATGWSPKKKSYFNLGLLIALIIIGVLLILYAWKLPPFTPTVQQTNNAFVKGQTTIISPQVSGYVTEVAVQDFENVQAGDLLVKIDDRAFLQQLEQAQANIEVAMTDRSSNAQDTGTSQAQIEARKADLYSAKVSVDSAREDVKRYQGLDAIGAVSKAEVAHAQAQLAQAQAGVQQAEANLQVALEASKKTSGSRSSLDANIKNAEAVAKQAQINLDNTIITAPESGQLSQVSVKAGQYVSAGTQLMYVVPKGVWIIANFKETQVANMTVGEPATIHVDALSGVKFRGHVSNISPATGSEFSAGASNPATGNYIKIAQRIPVRIDLEQGQPELAQLRPGMSVSVDVDTKKNKK; encoded by the coding sequence ATGAGCGAAGACAAATTAAATGATCTTGATGACCATAATCAAGACACTGCTCAAGATGCCACCCAAAATACTGCTGAAAACAATCAGACATCATCCAATGCAGCAGCAATAGAGATGCCTCTAAACCAATCGAAAAATGATGATACTGTGACCGTACCGAAAAAAGAGGGCTCGGTAATAACGTCAGTTGCTGATACTGATGAAACGCCAATGCCGCCAAAAGAGCCTATTCCTGACGCTACTGGTTGGTCGCCTAAAAAGAAATCTTACTTTAACCTAGGCTTATTGATTGCACTAATCATTATTGGCGTCCTTTTGATTCTTTATGCATGGAAGCTACCGCCCTTTACGCCTACGGTTCAGCAGACTAATAATGCCTTTGTAAAAGGTCAAACAACGATTATCAGCCCGCAAGTTTCTGGCTATGTCACAGAAGTGGCAGTGCAAGATTTTGAAAATGTACAAGCAGGTGATTTATTGGTCAAGATAGACGACCGTGCCTTTTTGCAGCAGCTCGAACAAGCACAAGCCAATATCGAAGTCGCTATGACCGACCGCTCAAGCAATGCGCAAGATACGGGCACCAGTCAGGCACAAATCGAAGCACGTAAAGCGGACTTATATAGTGCCAAAGTCAGCGTTGATAGTGCACGCGAAGATGTAAAGCGCTATCAAGGGCTTGATGCGATTGGCGCAGTATCCAAAGCAGAAGTTGCTCATGCCCAAGCTCAGCTCGCTCAAGCACAAGCTGGCGTGCAGCAAGCAGAAGCCAATCTACAAGTCGCCCTTGAGGCCAGCAAAAAAACCAGTGGTAGCCGCTCATCACTCGATGCCAATATTAAAAATGCAGAAGCAGTTGCTAAGCAAGCACAGATTAATTTAGACAATACGATTATTACTGCCCCTGAATCAGGACAACTGAGTCAAGTCAGCGTCAAAGCGGGGCAATATGTCAGCGCGGGTACACAGCTCATGTATGTGGTGCCAAAAGGCGTGTGGATTATTGCCAACTTTAAAGAAACCCAAGTGGCAAATATGACTGTCGGTGAGCCTGCAACTATTCATGTCGATGCGCTGAGCGGCGTTAAATTTCGTGGTCATGTCAGTAATATTTCACCAGCGACTGGCAGTGAATTTAGCGCAGGCGCATCAAACCCTGCGACTGGCAATTATATTAAAATCGCTCAGCGTATTCCGGTACGAATAGATTTAGAGCAAGGACAACCTGAGCTTGCTCAGTTGCGCCCCGGTATGTCAGTTTCAGTCGATGTCGATACCAAAAAAAATAAAAAATAA
- a CDS encoding type 1 glutamine amidotransferase domain-containing protein, with protein sequence MNILMVLTSHDKLGDTGKKTGFWLEEFAAPYYAFIDAGVNVTLASPAGGQPPLDPSSDTEDTQTKDTKRFKEDSDAQKHLANTEKLADMNAEDFDSVFYPGGHGPLWDLAVDKNSINLIETFVKQDKPVAFVCHSPAALKNVKIDGEYLVKGKTVTGFTNSEEDAVGLTDVVPFLVEDALKANGGNYEKAADWESFVVEDGLLITGQNPASSEEAAKRLITKLKG encoded by the coding sequence ATGAATATTTTAATGGTACTAACCTCACATGATAAGTTGGGCGATACTGGCAAAAAAACGGGCTTTTGGCTAGAAGAATTTGCCGCGCCTTATTACGCTTTTATCGATGCGGGCGTCAATGTGACACTTGCTTCTCCTGCTGGCGGGCAGCCACCGCTTGATCCGAGCAGTGACACTGAAGACACCCAAACGAAAGATACCAAGCGTTTTAAAGAAGACAGCGATGCTCAAAAGCATCTTGCCAATACTGAAAAACTCGCTGATATGAACGCTGAAGATTTTGATTCAGTCTTTTATCCAGGCGGTCATGGTCCACTATGGGACTTGGCAGTTGATAAAAATTCGATCAATTTGATTGAGACGTTTGTCAAACAAGACAAACCTGTCGCCTTTGTTTGTCATTCTCCAGCCGCTCTTAAAAATGTCAAAATTGACGGTGAGTATTTAGTCAAAGGCAAAACAGTGACTGGCTTTACCAATTCAGAAGAAGACGCCGTTGGTCTAACAGATGTCGTGCCATTCTTAGTAGAAGATGCACTAAAAGCCAATGGTGGTAACTATGAAAAAGCCGCTGATTGGGAATCATTTGTGGTCGAAGATGGCTTGCTGATTACTGGGCAAAACCCAGCGTCATCAGAGGAAGCTGCCAAGCGCTTAATCACTAAGCTGAAAGGTTAA